A single genomic interval of Alistipes provencensis harbors:
- the rimM gene encoding ribosome maturation factor RimM (Essential for efficient processing of 16S rRNA): MIVPAGRINKLFGTEGGVMLSLYPAFPDDFTTDTPLRVTIDALEVPLWCERFERRGQSGATAAFADFDTERRVQELLGLEFRIELEEDDEDDEFYLEDLIGFSVEAEETGAPEKFKGTISDYYDSDANPLFELETGGRRILVPAAEEFIAHIDFERRTMHLVLPEGLLTLE, translated from the coding sequence ATGATCGTTCCCGCTGGCAGAATCAACAAACTTTTCGGCACCGAGGGCGGAGTGATGCTCTCGCTCTACCCCGCTTTCCCCGACGACTTCACGACCGACACCCCGCTGCGGGTCACCATCGACGCGCTGGAGGTCCCGCTCTGGTGCGAGCGGTTCGAACGCCGCGGTCAGTCGGGAGCCACCGCCGCGTTCGCCGACTTCGACACCGAGCGCCGGGTACAGGAGTTGCTGGGGCTGGAGTTCCGCATCGAACTGGAGGAGGACGACGAGGACGACGAATTCTACCTCGAGGATCTGATCGGCTTTTCCGTCGAGGCCGAGGAGACAGGGGCGCCGGAAAAATTCAAAGGAACGATCTCGGACTATTACGACAGCGACGCCAATCCGCTGTTCGAACTGGAGACCGGCGGACGGAGGATACTGGTCCCCGCCGCCGAGGAGTTTATCGCACATATCGACTTCGAACGCCGCACGATGCATCTGGTGCTCCCCGAAGGACTTTTGACATTGGAATAG